A section of the Gloeobacter violaceus PCC 7421 genome encodes:
- a CDS encoding HlyD family secretion protein, producing MDIPRDKPSPASRRWRAALLTLAASSAVVLATWVVANLKPAAPTVERSTVWIDTVRRGALIRQVRGLGTLVPEQIRWIPALSEGRVERIAVRPGAVVNPRTVLVELANPELEQSALDARLQLKAAEAELANLRVQTTSQLLTQRAALAAVQSDFRQAELQRQVNDDLARQGLIGSLQAKLSTVKAEELATRSDLEKQRSEIALEARRAQLSVQSTKVEQLRTLTRLRESQVAALKVRAGMSGVLQQLPLEVGQRVAPGTNLARVADPKTLKAEVKIAETQAKDILLGQPALIDTHNGTAAGRVRRIDPAVQNGTVTVEVGLVGTLPKGARPDLSVDGTIELERAADVLYIGRPAFGGEASAVSLFKLTADGTEAVRVPVRLGRGSVSTIEVLSGLTVGERAILSDLSAQDRFDRIRLQ from the coding sequence ATGGATATTCCACGCGACAAACCGAGCCCGGCAAGCCGCCGGTGGCGGGCCGCCCTGCTCACCCTGGCCGCATCGAGTGCCGTGGTGCTCGCCACGTGGGTAGTGGCGAACCTGAAGCCCGCCGCCCCGACAGTGGAGCGCTCCACCGTCTGGATCGACACCGTCCGGCGCGGGGCGTTGATTCGCCAGGTGCGGGGCCTCGGCACCCTGGTTCCCGAGCAGATCCGCTGGATCCCGGCTCTCAGCGAGGGGCGGGTCGAGCGGATTGCCGTGCGTCCGGGGGCGGTGGTGAACCCGCGGACGGTGCTGGTGGAACTGGCCAATCCCGAACTGGAGCAGAGCGCTCTCGATGCGCGGTTGCAGCTGAAGGCCGCCGAGGCGGAACTGGCCAACTTGCGGGTGCAGACTACCAGTCAATTGCTCACCCAGCGTGCGGCCCTCGCCGCGGTGCAGTCGGATTTTCGCCAGGCCGAACTGCAGCGGCAGGTCAACGACGATCTGGCCCGCCAGGGGCTCATCGGCAGTCTGCAGGCGAAGCTCTCGACGGTCAAAGCCGAAGAGTTGGCCACCCGTTCGGACCTCGAAAAACAGCGCTCTGAGATCGCCCTCGAAGCCAGGCGTGCCCAGCTCTCGGTGCAGAGCACCAAAGTCGAGCAGTTGCGCACGCTCACGCGCTTGCGCGAGAGTCAGGTGGCGGCCCTCAAGGTGCGCGCCGGCATGAGCGGGGTGCTCCAGCAGTTGCCCCTGGAAGTGGGCCAGCGGGTGGCACCGGGCACCAACCTGGCCAGGGTGGCCGATCCGAAGACCCTCAAGGCGGAGGTGAAGATCGCCGAGACCCAGGCGAAGGACATTCTGCTCGGCCAACCCGCCCTCATCGACACCCACAACGGCACGGCGGCGGGCCGGGTGCGGCGCATCGACCCGGCGGTGCAAAACGGCACGGTGACGGTGGAGGTGGGTCTGGTGGGGACGCTTCCCAAGGGAGCCAGGCCGGATCTGAGCGTGGACGGCACCATCGAGCTGGAGCGCGCGGCCGACGTGCTCTATATCGGCCGACCCGCCTTTGGGGGCGAAGCCTCCGCCGTGAGCCTCTTCAAGCTCACAGCGGACGGCACGGAGGCGGTGCGGGTGCCGGTGCGCCTCGGCCGCGGCTCGGTGAGCACCATCGAGGTGCTCTCCGGTCTGACGGTTGGGGAGCGGGCCATCCTCTCCGACCTGTCCGCCCAGGACCGCTTCGATCGCATCCGCCTGCAATAA
- the recG gene encoding ATP-dependent DNA helicase RecG, which translates to MSHTEAFAELLQRLHRALAAEADRGFVNLKGSRQYFAEFLSETLATAPGGLEDKDSARRWQDLGARYARYADLENAARAHLVAETRRFLHRIRRSLETPAPERPNGKPTAPPEAAILDQPMTKLGGIGPKLAAQLEKLGLTTIGQVLRYYPRDYLDYSNRTTIKVCQPGEMVTLLGQVRRCRCFTSPRNHKLSIFTLTLGDGTGQMQLSQFFAGTRFTHRGWQEAQMKQYPRGATVAASGLVKRSTTGLTLQEPQLEVLDEGEDLQNLTKIVPVYALAEGVGAGVVRRAVKAALPFANAFTDPLPAAVRTSLGLLDLPGAIRAVHYPESAEHKLQARRRLVFDEFFFLQLGLLQRRHRQKRQSAGIAFRTRGELIEQFYKLLPFAFTGAQKRVVEEVLADLGSPEPMNRLIQGDVGSGKTVVAVVAMLTALQSGYQTALMAPTEVLAEQHYQKLVQWLSQLHLPVELVTGSVRAARRRDVLRQLASGELNVVVGTHALIQDGVQFANLGLVVIDEQHRFGVGQRARLQNKGRNPDLLTMTATPIPRTLALTLHGDLDVSQIDELPPGRKPVRTTVVTPSERTQVNELIRRQILEGRQAYIVLPLIEESEKVDLRSAIEEHERLKEKIFAEFRLGLLHGRLKSEEKEAVIGAFRRHELDLLVSTTVVEVGVDVPNATVMLIEHAERFGLAQLHQLRGRVGRGANQSFCLLMSATKTESALQRLRVLEQSNDGFLIAEMDLRLRGPGEVMGTRQSGLPDMVLSSLVEDQDSLELARREAQSLIERDPELTAHPLLRAELAGRLDRLMDGAILN; encoded by the coding sequence GTGTCGCACACCGAAGCGTTCGCCGAACTGCTCCAGCGTCTCCACCGCGCCCTGGCCGCGGAGGCCGACCGCGGCTTTGTGAACCTCAAAGGCTCCCGCCAGTACTTCGCAGAATTCTTGAGCGAAACGCTCGCCACCGCACCGGGCGGTCTGGAGGACAAGGACTCGGCGCGGCGCTGGCAGGATCTGGGGGCGCGCTACGCCCGTTACGCCGACCTGGAAAATGCCGCGCGCGCCCATCTGGTGGCCGAGACCCGGCGGTTTTTGCACCGAATCCGCCGCTCCCTCGAAACACCTGCTCCGGAGCGCCCCAACGGCAAACCCACTGCGCCACCCGAAGCGGCCATCCTCGATCAGCCGATGACCAAGCTTGGCGGCATCGGGCCGAAGCTTGCCGCCCAACTTGAAAAACTTGGACTGACGACGATCGGGCAGGTGCTGCGCTACTACCCGCGCGACTACCTCGATTACAGCAACCGCACGACGATCAAAGTCTGCCAACCGGGCGAAATGGTCACTTTGCTCGGCCAGGTGCGCCGCTGCCGCTGCTTTACCAGCCCCCGCAACCACAAACTGTCGATTTTTACCCTCACCCTGGGCGACGGCACCGGCCAGATGCAGCTGTCGCAGTTTTTTGCCGGGACGCGCTTTACCCACCGCGGCTGGCAGGAAGCCCAGATGAAGCAGTACCCGCGCGGGGCGACAGTGGCCGCAAGCGGCCTGGTCAAACGCTCCACCACCGGACTGACCTTGCAGGAGCCGCAACTGGAGGTGCTGGACGAAGGCGAAGATTTGCAGAATCTCACCAAGATCGTACCGGTCTATGCGCTCGCCGAAGGGGTGGGGGCGGGGGTGGTGCGCCGGGCGGTCAAGGCCGCATTGCCCTTCGCCAACGCCTTCACAGACCCGCTGCCGGCTGCTGTCCGCACATCGCTGGGTCTATTGGACCTACCGGGGGCGATTCGGGCGGTCCATTACCCCGAGAGCGCCGAACACAAGCTTCAGGCCCGACGGCGACTGGTTTTCGACGAATTTTTCTTTTTGCAGTTGGGCCTGCTGCAGCGCCGTCACCGCCAGAAGCGCCAGAGTGCGGGTATCGCCTTTCGCACCCGCGGCGAACTGATCGAGCAGTTTTATAAGCTTTTGCCCTTTGCCTTTACCGGCGCCCAGAAGCGGGTGGTCGAGGAGGTGCTGGCCGATCTTGGATCTCCCGAGCCGATGAATCGGCTGATCCAGGGGGACGTCGGTTCCGGCAAGACGGTGGTGGCGGTGGTCGCCATGCTCACCGCCTTGCAGTCGGGCTACCAGACCGCCCTGATGGCCCCCACCGAAGTCCTGGCCGAGCAGCACTATCAAAAACTCGTGCAGTGGCTCTCGCAGCTGCACCTGCCGGTGGAACTCGTCACCGGTTCGGTGCGCGCCGCTCGCCGACGCGATGTGCTCAGGCAACTGGCCTCGGGCGAATTGAACGTGGTGGTGGGCACCCACGCCCTGATTCAAGACGGGGTGCAGTTCGCCAATCTGGGCCTAGTGGTGATCGACGAGCAGCACCGCTTTGGGGTCGGCCAGCGCGCCCGGTTGCAAAACAAAGGCCGCAACCCGGACCTGCTCACCATGACCGCGACACCGATCCCGCGCACCCTGGCGCTCACGCTGCACGGCGATCTGGACGTCTCGCAAATCGACGAGTTGCCGCCGGGGCGCAAACCGGTGCGTACCACCGTCGTCACCCCCTCCGAGCGCACCCAGGTGAATGAACTGATCCGCCGCCAGATCCTCGAAGGCCGTCAAGCCTACATCGTGCTGCCGCTCATCGAAGAATCCGAAAAAGTCGACTTGCGATCGGCCATCGAAGAGCACGAACGCCTCAAAGAAAAAATCTTTGCGGAATTTCGCTTGGGACTGTTGCACGGACGGCTCAAATCTGAGGAAAAAGAAGCGGTGATCGGGGCCTTTCGGCGGCACGAACTCGACCTCCTCGTCTCGACAACCGTCGTCGAAGTCGGTGTCGATGTGCCCAACGCCACGGTGATGCTCATCGAGCACGCCGAGCGGTTCGGGCTTGCCCAGTTGCACCAGTTGCGCGGCCGGGTGGGCCGGGGGGCGAACCAGAGCTTTTGCCTGTTGATGAGCGCCACCAAGACCGAATCGGCTTTGCAGCGGCTGCGGGTGCTCGAACAATCGAACGACGGCTTTTTGATCGCCGAGATGGACCTGCGCCTGCGCGGCCCCGGCGAGGTGATGGGTACGCGCCAGTCGGGCCTGCCGGACATGGTGCTCTCGTCGCTGGTCGAAGACCAGGACAGCCTTGAGCTAGCCCGCCGCGAGGCCCAATCGCTCATCGAGCGCGATCCGGAGCTGACCGCCCATCCGCTGTTGCGCGCCGAACTTGCCGGTCGGCTCGACCGGCTGATGGACGGCGCCATCCTCAATTAA
- a CDS encoding ABC transporter ATP-binding protein, producing MNASPQSLIRLDGVSKVFMTDEVETRALSQVDLEIRTGEYVAIAGPSGCGKSTLLAILGLLDSPSQGTYLLRGQTVQSLDLVERSRIRNREIGFIFQSFNLIGDLTVAENVELPLTYRGLSEPERKKRVTQALDRVEMSHRLGHYPAQLSGGQQQRVAVARALAGSPGILLADEPTGNLDSANGQAVMDLLGELHRGGATICMVTHDPRFAGYAERTIHLLDGQIVQADEASMARSRAMGG from the coding sequence ATGAACGCATCCCCACAGTCCCTTATTCGCCTCGACGGCGTGAGCAAAGTGTTTATGACCGACGAGGTCGAGACCCGTGCCCTCTCACAGGTCGATCTCGAAATCCGTACAGGCGAATACGTCGCCATCGCCGGCCCTTCCGGCTGCGGCAAATCGACGCTTCTGGCGATTTTGGGCCTGCTCGATTCGCCCAGCCAGGGCACCTATCTGTTGCGCGGCCAGACGGTGCAGAGTCTGGACCTGGTCGAACGCTCGCGCATCCGCAACCGCGAAATCGGATTTATTTTTCAGAGCTTCAACTTGATTGGCGATCTGACCGTCGCCGAGAATGTCGAACTGCCGCTCACCTACCGGGGGCTGAGTGAGCCGGAGCGCAAAAAGCGGGTTACCCAGGCGCTCGACCGCGTCGAGATGTCCCACCGTCTGGGGCACTATCCGGCCCAACTGTCGGGCGGCCAGCAGCAGCGCGTCGCCGTGGCCCGCGCCCTGGCCGGTTCGCCGGGCATTCTGCTGGCGGACGAGCCCACCGGCAACCTCGATTCGGCCAACGGCCAGGCGGTGATGGATTTGCTGGGCGAGTTGCACCGGGGCGGGGCCACCATCTGCATGGTTACCCACGATCCGCGTTTCGCCGGTTATGCCGAGCGCACCATCCACCTGCTCGACGGCCAGATCGTGCAGGCCGACGAAGCGTCGATGGCCAGATCGCGGGCGATGGGCGGCTAG
- a CDS encoding FG-GAP-like repeat-containing protein, whose amino-acid sequence MANHSVTQRYGGIVRRLISTTLCLQALLGAAVPAVAAPTGEIKIGENAKRQIEALMREKARRTPTQRKIDSQLLYALKQQRGESFAQGVGPLRLNVERDGSGRALVDIKAQVTPALLAKIESLGGTVRSSVPRYSAVRAWVPLARLEELAALSEVTFIRRAAKAQLNKGNPRPLQDAASLARRIERVKQQLPEQIRLAAQNLPEDAPVLNVGSVTSEGDKAHTADTARSTYGVNGTGIKIGVLSDSYNCQGAAAADIASGDLPAAGVTVLQEDPGCSSGSDEGRAMLQIVHDLAPGAQLYFATAFESVEGFAENIVALKNAGCTVIVDDVEYFNESPFQDAPIAQAVNEVTAAGVAYFSSAGNSGNLTSGTSSVWEGNFVDSGEDLIIDGESVGAIHSFNGSTANQQLDSSSEPAYLFWSDALGASANDYDLYIIDSTGSFLVDFSTDPQTGTEDPVEAASAGPGDLLVVTLVDGDPRYLHLNVGRGLLASGTSGRTKGHSAASKAFSVAAVPVATAAGGAFTGGAANPVEDFSSDGPRRVFYNADGSAITPGNVLATGGAVRQKPDIAAADGVVTTLPPNSGLNPFFGTSAAAPHAAAIAALLKSLRPTITLDQLRSVLTTTTLDNMAAGVDRDSGFGIVMALRALQAPVGGGLVRGDFSGDGKADILWRNGATGANTVWRMNGTAFSSSVALTSVSDRNWTIGGASDFTADGKTDILWRNGATGQNTIWIMNGTALSSTVTISPVSDPNWQIVGTGDFSGDGKPDILWRNKATGANSVWIMNGTAFSSSVALSSVGDLNWEIVAAADFSGDGKPDILWRNKASGANSVWIMNGTTFSSSVALSPVGDPNWQIGGAADYSGDGKPDILWRNKASGANSVWIMNGTAFSSSVALTPVADLNWRIAGPR is encoded by the coding sequence ATGGCAAATCATTCCGTGACCCAACGCTACGGCGGTATCGTGCGCCGCCTGATTTCGACAACTTTGTGTCTGCAAGCGCTGCTCGGTGCCGCCGTTCCGGCAGTGGCCGCTCCGACCGGCGAGATCAAAATCGGCGAAAACGCCAAACGCCAGATCGAAGCGCTGATGCGCGAGAAGGCCCGCCGCACCCCCACCCAGCGCAAGATCGATTCGCAGTTGCTCTACGCCCTCAAGCAGCAGCGGGGCGAATCTTTTGCCCAGGGGGTGGGTCCGCTGCGGCTCAATGTCGAGCGCGACGGCAGCGGGCGGGCCCTAGTTGACATCAAAGCGCAAGTCACCCCCGCCCTGCTCGCCAAGATCGAATCCTTGGGCGGCACCGTTCGTAGCAGTGTGCCGCGCTACAGCGCCGTGCGGGCCTGGGTGCCCCTGGCCCGGCTGGAGGAATTGGCCGCCCTCAGCGAAGTCACTTTTATTCGCCGCGCCGCCAAAGCCCAGTTGAACAAAGGCAATCCCCGTCCCCTGCAAGATGCCGCTTCCCTGGCTCGGCGCATCGAGCGGGTCAAGCAACAGTTGCCCGAGCAGATCCGCCTGGCCGCCCAGAACCTGCCCGAAGACGCTCCGGTGCTCAATGTCGGCTCGGTGACCTCCGAGGGAGACAAAGCCCACACGGCGGATACCGCCCGCAGCACCTACGGAGTCAACGGCACCGGGATCAAAATCGGCGTGCTCTCCGACAGCTACAACTGCCAGGGCGCGGCGGCGGCCGATATCGCCTCCGGGGATCTGCCCGCCGCCGGGGTCACCGTGCTGCAGGAGGATCCTGGATGCAGTTCCGGCTCCGACGAGGGTCGGGCAATGCTGCAAATTGTCCACGACCTTGCCCCCGGTGCGCAGCTCTACTTCGCCACCGCCTTCGAGTCTGTCGAGGGCTTTGCCGAAAATATTGTTGCCCTTAAAAACGCCGGCTGCACGGTGATCGTCGATGATGTCGAGTATTTCAACGAATCGCCCTTTCAGGACGCGCCCATCGCCCAGGCCGTCAACGAAGTGACCGCCGCCGGGGTCGCTTACTTTTCTTCCGCCGGCAATTCCGGCAACCTCACCAGCGGCACCTCGAGCGTCTGGGAAGGCAACTTTGTCGATTCCGGCGAAGATCTGATCATCGACGGCGAATCGGTCGGCGCCATCCACAGTTTCAACGGCAGCACGGCCAACCAGCAGCTCGACAGTTCCAGCGAGCCTGCCTACCTGTTCTGGTCCGACGCCCTGGGCGCATCGGCCAACGACTACGACCTGTACATCATCGATTCTACGGGTAGTTTCCTGGTAGACTTTTCAACCGATCCCCAAACCGGTACCGAAGATCCGGTCGAGGCGGCCAGCGCCGGACCCGGCGATTTGCTGGTCGTGACCCTTGTCGACGGCGATCCGCGCTACTTGCACCTCAACGTCGGCCGGGGCCTACTCGCCAGCGGCACCAGCGGCCGCACCAAGGGCCACAGCGCCGCGTCCAAAGCCTTCTCGGTCGCGGCGGTGCCTGTCGCCACGGCGGCAGGCGGTGCCTTCACCGGTGGGGCGGCCAACCCGGTCGAAGACTTCAGCTCCGACGGACCGCGCCGCGTCTTCTACAACGCCGACGGCAGTGCGATCACCCCCGGCAACGTCCTGGCCACCGGCGGGGCGGTGCGCCAGAAGCCCGATATCGCCGCCGCCGATGGCGTAGTGACCACCTTGCCTCCCAACAGCGGATTGAACCCTTTCTTCGGCACCTCCGCCGCCGCCCCCCACGCCGCGGCAATCGCCGCCCTGCTCAAGTCCTTGCGGCCAACGATCACCCTCGATCAGCTGCGCTCGGTCCTCACCACCACCACCCTCGACAACATGGCCGCAGGCGTCGACCGCGACTCCGGCTTCGGCATCGTCATGGCCCTGCGCGCTTTGCAGGCGCCGGTGGGCGGCGGCCTGGTGCGCGGGGACTTCTCCGGCGACGGTAAAGCGGACATTCTCTGGCGCAACGGTGCTACAGGAGCCAACACCGTCTGGCGGATGAACGGCACCGCCTTCTCTTCCTCGGTGGCGCTCACTTCGGTGAGTGATCGCAACTGGACCATCGGCGGGGCCTCCGACTTTACCGCCGACGGCAAGACCGACATCCTCTGGCGCAACGGCGCCACCGGCCAGAACACGATCTGGATCATGAACGGCACGGCCCTCTCTTCGACGGTGACGATCAGCCCCGTCAGCGACCCGAACTGGCAGATCGTCGGCACGGGGGATTTTTCTGGTGACGGCAAGCCGGACATTCTCTGGCGCAACAAGGCCACCGGCGCCAACAGCGTCTGGATCATGAACGGCACCGCCTTCTCTTCGTCGGTGGCCCTCAGCTCTGTGGGCGATCTCAACTGGGAAATCGTCGCCGCTGCCGATTTTAGCGGCGACGGCAAGCCGGACATTCTCTGGCGCAACAAGGCCAGCGGTGCCAACAGCGTCTGGATCATGAACGGCACGACCTTCTCTTCGTCGGTGGCCCTCAGTCCTGTGGGCGATCCCAACTGGCAGATCGGCGGGGCCGCCGATTACTCGGGCGACGGTAAGCCGGACATTCTCTGGCGCAACAAGGCCAGCGGTGCCAACAGCGTCTGGATCATGAACGGCACCGCCTTCTCTTCGTCGGTGGCCCTCACCCCGGTGGCCGACCTGAACTGGCGCATCGCCGGGCCGCGCTAG
- a CDS encoding TonB-dependent receptor: MHKHEQQWTPLLLKTGRQICLGTLLIAAAGVPVQAVPAGQVAGLPPQTVARSAPPMTVQSARELLEGTGGAADLKTQPPLWNWTQPVVSQAAPTPAAPAAGEPATAQGETPADDENFLDEVSVTATRRAVRQRDVTATVYSVKKEDFKAVGSTTVTDSLVLVPGFQAAPSLGGVRGIGETYLRGFNDQRFQALRDGLSLTRSSNGRSDIFGYQGEDLERIEVLTGGATLRYGSGSVGGVINLITETPKGPPKLTLQYETGSYGFNRYVAKYGGGDDVFSFNLTYAGVTSQNDYPFRYTVPNTAQFYGTTNNPNAALPTTSIPADPSIGRPEPIDFNLFSANSYPNAGANGPNSFNLNGAGTNDPANSGPIDLYGFLKPEVGPPVQISGRLTANEAGAASDSYSAKLVFKPDPVNRITARLNQQNRKYISSGPGLFSDAVCAGNASAALNPVFAGQRIQPLDSQGNPLPCDPQRYIILTPSSWIASGQRVFPYSSSLSGIPFTPGNAYGIERAASVSAGGLTQTNTAQTEVAVLWDHEVNPTTSINSYAYYYRLTGNSWVPRPYYYDSNLQIALGPRRIPGAPGAFTAGATSQPYFQSDKIEVQTSLNTKLSPGQDLSFGLNFTEDRSYQQQVGVIPFFDQAIARYSAFLIDDISFSDQLKVNAGLRYTSNSAFGELLTPAAGVRFTPDRTISLRANWSYVFNAPNLSAINVAGAGSIGNPNLRPETGVTYDVGLDFTPANNLGVRFTYFSTYLDGVFGTLQVLNDGSFGQDPQRFPILSQTVNLDGQLATGIEMTGDWGLSDQVRLRVSWTNTDARPFGSVDSINSTQFPYFYQYQVPDIPFNNVIFNLLYRNQGMLASLVGRYDGGKRRINSLDFVPAWFTLDLNTEFPITPQIILTGSVFNIFDTQYEYQDGAPAPGTTFRVGARFEIGG; the protein is encoded by the coding sequence ATGCATAAACACGAGCAACAATGGACGCCATTGTTGTTGAAAACTGGACGACAAATTTGCCTTGGGACGTTACTCATCGCCGCGGCTGGGGTTCCGGTACAGGCGGTTCCGGCTGGGCAAGTTGCTGGTCTGCCCCCCCAGACGGTGGCGCGCTCGGCCCCGCCGATGACGGTGCAATCGGCCCGGGAACTGTTGGAGGGCACCGGCGGGGCGGCGGATCTCAAGACCCAGCCGCCCCTCTGGAACTGGACGCAACCGGTCGTGAGTCAAGCCGCCCCGACCCCTGCCGCCCCGGCGGCTGGGGAGCCCGCCACCGCCCAGGGTGAAACACCCGCGGACGATGAGAACTTTCTCGACGAAGTCTCGGTGACGGCCACCCGGCGGGCCGTGCGCCAGCGCGATGTCACCGCCACCGTCTACAGCGTCAAAAAAGAAGATTTTAAAGCGGTCGGCTCCACGACGGTCACCGACAGCCTGGTGCTGGTGCCGGGTTTTCAGGCGGCACCGTCGCTCGGCGGCGTGCGCGGCATCGGCGAGACCTACCTGCGCGGCTTCAACGACCAGCGCTTTCAGGCTTTGCGCGACGGTCTGTCGCTGACGCGCTCCTCCAACGGCCGCAGCGACATCTTCGGCTATCAGGGCGAAGATCTGGAGCGCATCGAGGTGCTCACCGGCGGGGCGACCTTGCGCTACGGTTCCGGTTCGGTAGGCGGTGTCATCAACCTGATCACCGAGACTCCCAAAGGACCGCCCAAATTGACGCTGCAATACGAGACCGGCAGCTACGGCTTCAACCGCTACGTGGCCAAGTACGGCGGCGGCGACGACGTATTTAGCTTCAATCTCACCTACGCCGGGGTCACTTCTCAGAACGACTACCCGTTTCGCTACACCGTCCCCAACACCGCCCAGTTCTACGGGACCACCAACAACCCCAACGCGGCTTTGCCGACCACCTCGATTCCGGCCGATCCGTCCATTGGGCGACCGGAACCGATCGACTTCAATCTCTTCTCAGCCAACAGCTATCCCAATGCCGGCGCCAACGGCCCCAACTCCTTCAACCTCAATGGTGCGGGCACCAACGACCCGGCCAACAGCGGCCCTATCGACCTGTACGGGTTTCTCAAGCCCGAGGTCGGGCCGCCCGTCCAGATTAGCGGCCGTCTGACCGCCAACGAAGCCGGGGCCGCGAGCGACTCCTACTCGGCCAAACTGGTCTTCAAACCGGATCCGGTCAATCGGATCACCGCCCGCCTCAACCAGCAAAACCGCAAATATATCTCCTCGGGGCCGGGACTGTTTTCCGATGCGGTCTGCGCGGGCAACGCCAGCGCCGCCCTCAACCCGGTCTTCGCCGGGCAACGCATCCAGCCGCTCGACAGCCAGGGCAACCCGCTTCCTTGCGATCCCCAGCGCTACATCATCCTTACCCCCAGCAGCTGGATCGCCTCCGGTCAGCGCGTTTTTCCCTACAGCAGCAGCTTGAGCGGCATCCCCTTCACCCCGGGCAACGCCTACGGCATCGAGCGGGCCGCCTCGGTATCGGCGGGCGGCCTCACCCAGACCAACACCGCCCAGACCGAAGTGGCGGTGCTCTGGGATCACGAGGTGAACCCCACGACTTCGATCAACAGCTACGCCTACTACTACCGGCTGACGGGCAATTCCTGGGTACCCCGGCCCTACTACTACGACAGCAATCTGCAAATCGCCCTCGGACCGCGCCGCATCCCCGGCGCACCGGGGGCCTTCACGGCCGGTGCCACCAGCCAGCCGTATTTCCAGTCCGATAAAATCGAGGTACAGACCTCCCTCAACACCAAGCTCTCGCCGGGGCAGGATCTATCCTTCGGTCTGAACTTCACCGAGGACCGCAGCTACCAGCAGCAGGTGGGGGTGATCCCCTTTTTCGATCAGGCCATCGCCCGCTACTCGGCCTTTCTCATCGACGACATCAGCTTCAGCGACCAGCTCAAAGTGAACGCCGGCTTGCGCTACACGAGCAATTCGGCCTTCGGTGAACTGCTCACCCCGGCCGCGGGGGTGCGCTTCACCCCCGACCGCACGATTTCACTGCGGGCCAACTGGTCCTACGTCTTCAACGCCCCGAACCTGAGCGCCATCAACGTCGCGGGCGCGGGCAGCATCGGCAATCCCAATTTGAGACCGGAGACGGGCGTCACTTACGACGTCGGCCTCGACTTCACCCCGGCCAACAACCTGGGGGTGCGCTTCACCTACTTCAGCACCTACCTCGATGGTGTCTTCGGCACGCTGCAGGTGCTCAACGACGGCTCCTTCGGCCAAGATCCGCAGCGCTTTCCGATTCTCAGTCAGACAGTCAACCTGGACGGTCAACTCGCGACCGGCATCGAGATGACCGGCGACTGGGGGCTCTCGGACCAGGTGCGCCTGCGGGTGAGTTGGACGAACACCGACGCCCGCCCCTTCGGCTCGGTGGACAGCATCAATTCCACCCAATTTCCGTACTTCTACCAGTACCAGGTGCCGGATATCCCGTTCAACAACGTCATCTTCAACCTGCTCTACCGCAACCAGGGCATGCTCGCGAGCCTGGTGGGCCGCTACGACGGCGGCAAGCGGCGCATCAACTCCCTCGATTTCGTCCCAGCCTGGTTCACCCTCGATCTCAATACCGAGTTTCCGATCACTCCGCAAATTATCCTGACCGGCAGCGTCTTCAACATCTTCGATACCCAGTACGAGTACCAAGACGGCGCACCCGCGCCGGGGACGACCTTTCGGGTGGGGGCGCGCTTTGAGATTGGCGGCTGA
- a CDS encoding histone deacetylase family protein, with protein sequence MLPVIYTDRFLEHRTGAMHPERPQRLAAIVERLRRSPLAPSLAWQEPRQATREQLLWVHSAELVETVEQVCRAGGGSLDPDTTVSAESFEVASLAAGGWLDGVDAVIRTGEPAWVLARPPGHHAERGQAMGFCVFANAALAAHYALRVHGRTRVAVLDWDVHHGNGTQQLLWEESRLAYISLHQSPHYPGTGHSHERGAADNVLNVPLPAGCARKEYQQALDTLVWPFIERFDPELLIVSAGFDGHIDDPLAEMALRASDYGDFARQALARTRRVLFGLEGGYDLDGLAESVFAVTEACLSVRTRQV encoded by the coding sequence GTGCTGCCGGTCATCTACACCGATCGTTTCCTCGAACATCGCACCGGGGCTATGCACCCCGAGCGGCCCCAGCGGCTTGCGGCAATTGTCGAGCGCCTGCGCCGCTCGCCGCTCGCTCCGTCCCTTGCCTGGCAGGAACCGCGCCAGGCCACCCGCGAGCAATTGCTCTGGGTCCACAGCGCCGAACTGGTCGAGACGGTCGAACAGGTCTGCAGGGCCGGCGGCGGTTCGCTCGATCCTGACACGACGGTGAGTGCCGAGAGCTTCGAGGTGGCTTCGCTCGCGGCGGGCGGTTGGCTGGACGGTGTCGATGCGGTGATCCGCACGGGCGAACCCGCCTGGGTGCTCGCCCGCCCCCCCGGCCACCACGCCGAGCGCGGGCAGGCGATGGGATTTTGCGTGTTTGCCAACGCCGCCCTGGCTGCCCATTACGCGTTGCGCGTGCACGGCCGGACGCGCGTCGCGGTGCTCGACTGGGACGTGCACCACGGCAACGGCACCCAGCAACTGCTTTGGGAAGAATCGCGCCTGGCGTATATCTCGCTGCACCAGTCACCCCACTACCCGGGCACCGGCCACAGCCACGAACGCGGCGCGGCGGATAACGTTCTCAACGTGCCGCTACCGGCCGGGTGTGCCCGCAAAGAGTACCAGCAGGCGCTCGACACGCTGGTCTGGCCGTTTATCGAACGCTTCGATCCGGAGTTATTGATCGTCAGCGCCGGTTTTGACGGCCACATCGACGATCCGCTCGCCGAGATGGCTTTGCGGGCCTCGGACTACGGCGATTTTGCCCGCCAGGCCCTGGCGCGCACTCGCCGGGTGCTCTTCGGCCTCGAAGGCGGCTACGACCTGGACGGCCTGGCCGAATCGGTTTTCGCGGTCACCGAAGCCTGTCTGTCGGTGCGAACCCGTCAGGTATAG